From Oryza brachyantha chromosome 9, ObraRS2, whole genome shotgun sequence, a single genomic window includes:
- the LOC121055320 gene encoding uncharacterized protein LOC121055320, producing the protein MAFQTITKVNVSNDSSVLTSLDAQGHVSYMGQKPMGRGEWVANGLKIVQQKVSAACRWLHVGLRQPPGHAAVEHRPLCSVVSLLFPSLASAREGSDSESESEGVLVVEACRLCCSLTAEGRGAEEGEGRRAGRCRGRETTELVQWSSLPPLSTSSRDGFVWMDWVEQGRVVLVPSSLCSPLSCIVITSPSQLGTWDGL; encoded by the exons ATGGCTTTCCAAACAATAACCAAG GTTAATGTCTCTAACGATTCTTCTGTTCTTACGAGTTTGGACGCTCAG GGGCATGTTTCCTACATGGGACAAAAGCCTATGGGAAGGGGAGAATGGGTGGCAAATGGACTCAAGATTGTGCAGCAAAAAG TTTCAGCAGCATGCAGGTGGCTGCACGTCGGGCTCCGCCAACCGCCGGGCCATGCTGCCGTCGAGCATCGGCCTCTCTGCTCTgtcgtctccctcctcttcccATCCTTGGCAAGCGCGAGAGAAGGCTCGGATAGCGAGAGTGAGAGCGAGGGAGTGTTGGTGGTGGAGGCTTGCCGGCTCTGCTGCTCCCTAACGGCAgaagggaggggagcggaggagggggaaggAAGGCGAGCGGGGAGGTGTAGGGGGAGGGAGACGACAGAGCTCGTCCAATGGTCTTCCTTGCCGCCCTTGTCAACCTCTTCGCG GGATGGGTTTGTTTGGATGGATTGGGTGGAGCAAGGCCGAGTAGTATTAGTCCCCTCTTCGCTTTGTTCTCCGCTGAGCTGCATTG TTATTACTTCTCCGTCGCAGCTTGGAACTTGGGATGGCTTGTGA